A DNA window from Tenuifilaceae bacterium CYCD contains the following coding sequences:
- a CDS encoding membrane protein, which yields MKGSLIILGFFSLGILIGASNIVPEWMTSTDYSQYALYVLMFLVGVGIGSDDKALQAIRTMNFKILLIPITTILGTTLGIAIIIPLIKGINIKEAMAVGAGYGYYSLSSIIIKELHSEWLGVVALLSNVIREVITLLLAPIFAIYFGKIAPICSGGATSMDTTLPIISKASGKDYAIASLIHGIILTVLVPFIVSMILTL from the coding sequence ATGAAGGGTAGCCTAATTATTCTTGGATTTTTTTCGTTAGGAATTTTAATTGGTGCAAGTAATATTGTACCAGAATGGATGACAAGCACTGATTACAGCCAGTACGCTTTGTATGTGCTGATGTTTTTAGTGGGAGTAGGAATTGGTTCCGATGACAAAGCATTGCAGGCTATACGAACCATGAACTTTAAGATACTGCTAATCCCAATAACAACAATTCTGGGAACAACTCTCGGTATTGCTATCATAATTCCTCTGATAAAAGGAATAAATATTAAAGAGGCAATGGCCGTAGGAGCTGGATATGGATACTACAGCTTATCGAGCATAATAATCAAGGAACTGCATAGCGAATGGCTTGGTGTGGTTGCACTACTTTCGAACGTAATTCGCGAGGTGATAACTTTACTCCTGGCACCAATCTTTGCAATTTACTTTGGAAAAATAGCACCAATCTGCTCTGGAGGCGCAACCAGCATGGATACAACATTACCAATAATATCAAAGGCTTCAGGCAAGGATTATGCTATTGCATCGTTAATTCATGGAATAATACTAACCGTACTGGTTCCTTTCATTGTTTCCATGATACTTACGCTCTAA
- a CDS encoding membrane protein, producing the protein MLTVVIIMTSGIIVGFIIKSRKRIIQTNDKLTTWSIYVLLFLMGIGIGANKTIMSSLHTLGLKALIISLGGVAGSILLGWLTYKMFFKKNQNEG; encoded by the coding sequence ATGTTAACCGTTGTAATAATAATGACCTCCGGAATTATTGTGGGTTTTATAATAAAATCGCGCAAACGCATTATACAGACAAACGACAAACTTACAACCTGGTCTATATATGTGCTCCTGTTCCTAATGGGAATAGGCATTGGTGCCAATAAAACAATCATGAGTTCGCTTCACACCCTAGGTCTAAAGGCTCTTATTATTTCGTTGGGAGGTGTTGCCGGAAGTATTTTACTTGGATGGCTCACCTACAAAATGTTTTTTAAAAAGAATCAAAATGAAGGGTAG
- a CDS encoding histidinol-phosphatase, with product MYPDYHMHTNFSDGRDTHEDMLASAQMKGISEIGFTDHISVKPIGWSMDLFSIPLMIETVGQLKEKSSNIAVKLGAEVDYIAGKEKQIAELLKQIPLDYCIGSVHFVDDWNFDTDIAPYDQININAFYRNYFDLVQRSAKSGLYDIMGHCDLAKKFAYYPSLKLDKLYEETAKVFSDYGITYELNTSGKNKPCAEFYPSIKFVEILHHYKVPVTLGSDAHVEQNIGQYFQEAVSLLKLVGYKELSTFLHRKRVLLKL from the coding sequence ATGTACCCCGATTACCACATGCACACAAACTTTTCCGATGGTCGCGATACCCATGAGGATATGCTAGCGTCAGCGCAGATGAAGGGTATATCAGAGATTGGTTTTACCGATCATATCAGTGTTAAGCCCATTGGCTGGTCTATGGATTTATTTTCAATTCCTTTGATGATTGAAACGGTTGGACAGTTAAAGGAAAAATCGAGTAATATTGCTGTAAAATTGGGTGCAGAGGTAGATTATATTGCAGGAAAAGAAAAGCAGATAGCCGAATTGCTTAAGCAAATACCCCTTGATTATTGTATAGGCTCAGTCCATTTTGTTGATGATTGGAATTTCGATACCGATATTGCCCCATACGACCAAATTAATATCAATGCGTTTTACCGGAACTATTTCGATTTGGTTCAACGTTCCGCAAAATCGGGCTTGTATGATATTATGGGTCATTGCGATTTAGCTAAAAAGTTTGCGTACTACCCCAGCTTAAAACTCGATAAGCTTTACGAAGAGACTGCTAAGGTGTTTAGCGATTATGGAATAACCTATGAATTAAATACAAGCGGAAAAAATAAACCCTGTGCGGAGTTTTATCCTTCTATCAAGTTTGTTGAAATCCTTCACCATTATAAGGTTCCTGTTACTCTTGGTTCCGATGCTCACGTTGAACAAAATATCGGGCAGTACTTTCAAGAAGCGGTTTCGTTGTTAAAACTTGTTGGCTATAAGGAATTGTCCACTTTTTTGCATCGAAAAAGAGTTCTACTTAAACTTTAA
- a CDS encoding L-aspartate oxidase, with the protein MSTFNCDFLVIGSGIGGLSYALKVAEHGNVIIVTKASLNDTNTSFAQGGIAAVTYEPDTIEKHIQDTLICGDGLCDENIVRMVAEEAPSQISQLIQWGVKFDRKSNGQYDLAREGGHSEHRILHHKDNTGFEIQRALSVKVRQHPNIQVFENHFAVEIITQHHLGKQVRKGSTNITCYGAYVLDLKTQKVSTFLAKSTVIATGGTGNIYHTTTNPLIATGDGIAMVYRAKGVIENMEFIQFHPTSLYNPGERPSFLITEAMRGFGAILKTRDGKDLMSKYDKRGSLAPRDIVARAIDNEMKTRGDDYVYLDATFKDPVEIKNHFPNIYDKCLSEGIDITKDMIPVVPAAHFLCGGIKVDTNGQSSIHRLYAVGECSSTGLHGANRLASNSLIEAIVYADRAARHSIDCFKDIELTESIPDWDYEGTTHNEEMVLITQNYKEMQQIMTNYVGIVRSNLRLERARVRLEIIYRETEELYKKSILTQNLCELRNLINVGYLIIRDAQKMRESRGLHYSIDYPKQKGMEF; encoded by the coding sequence ATGTCTACATTTAATTGCGATTTTCTTGTTATTGGATCCGGAATTGGAGGGCTAAGTTATGCCTTAAAGGTTGCTGAACACGGGAATGTTATTATTGTTACAAAGGCAAGCTTAAACGATACAAACACCTCTTTTGCGCAGGGAGGAATTGCTGCGGTTACCTATGAGCCCGATACTATCGAAAAACATATTCAGGATACCCTAATATGTGGAGATGGATTATGTGACGAGAATATTGTTAGAATGGTTGCCGAGGAAGCGCCTTCGCAAATCAGCCAGCTTATTCAATGGGGTGTCAAGTTTGATCGTAAGTCTAACGGACAGTACGATTTAGCCCGCGAGGGAGGGCATTCCGAACATCGAATTTTGCACCATAAGGATAATACAGGCTTTGAGATTCAGCGTGCACTGAGCGTTAAGGTGCGCCAACATCCAAATATTCAGGTCTTTGAGAATCATTTTGCAGTTGAAATTATTACCCAGCATCATCTTGGAAAGCAAGTACGAAAGGGTAGTACAAATATAACCTGCTATGGGGCTTATGTTCTCGATTTAAAAACCCAGAAGGTTAGCACATTCCTTGCAAAATCAACCGTCATTGCTACCGGGGGAACTGGTAATATCTATCACACAACAACCAATCCGCTGATAGCAACTGGCGATGGAATCGCAATGGTTTATCGAGCAAAGGGCGTGATAGAGAATATGGAATTTATTCAATTTCATCCAACCTCGTTGTATAATCCTGGCGAACGCCCCTCTTTTTTGATAACTGAAGCAATGCGTGGTTTTGGTGCTATTCTTAAAACTAGGGACGGCAAGGATTTGATGAGTAAATACGATAAGCGAGGTTCATTGGCTCCTCGCGATATTGTTGCCCGTGCTATTGATAATGAAATGAAGACACGTGGTGATGATTATGTTTACTTAGATGCAACGTTTAAGGATCCTGTGGAAATTAAGAATCATTTTCCCAACATTTATGACAAATGCTTATCCGAAGGAATTGACATCACCAAGGATATGATTCCTGTTGTTCCTGCTGCGCATTTTTTGTGTGGAGGAATAAAAGTAGATACAAACGGTCAAAGTTCAATACATCGTTTATATGCTGTAGGGGAGTGCTCTTCAACTGGGTTGCATGGAGCAAACAGGTTGGCGTCCAACTCGCTTATAGAGGCTATTGTTTATGCTGATAGAGCAGCAAGGCATTCTATCGATTGTTTTAAAGACATCGAGTTAACCGAGAGCATTCCAGATTGGGATTATGAAGGAACCACGCATAACGAAGAAATGGTGCTTATTACTCAGAACTATAAAGAAATGCAACAGATCATGACCAACTATGTTGGCATTGTTCGATCAAATTTGCGATTGGAAAGAGCGCGGGTACGCCTGGAGATTATATACCGAGAAACAGAAGAATTGTATAAAAAATCAATCCTTACTCAGAACCTTTGTGAGTTACGAAACCTGATTAATGTAGGGTACTTAATAATTCGCGATGCACAAAAGATGCGAGAGAGTAGGGGACTTCATTACTCAATAGATTACCCAAAGCAAAAGGGGATGGAGTTTTAA
- a CDS encoding D-alanine--D-alanine ligase encodes MLNVGIAYDLRSDYLKLGYTEEDTAEFDSEVTIRAIESTLQQLGYRTQRIGNVYSLIEKLNKGEKWDLVFNICEGLYGIGREAQVPAILDAYRIPYVFSDALVLALTLHKGQTKRIVRDQGIPTADFAVVETLADIMRVNLPFPLFAKPIAEGTGKGIDGKSRISSPKDLVPTCEKLLIKFNQPVLVETYLPGREFTVGIVGSGDEARAVGVMEIIITPRAKEQTYSLHTKENWRGIVDYKLATGEIERVCAETALNAWRALGCRDGGRIDLKMDANGVPNFIEVNPLAGINPEHSDFPMLARFKGVDYVTLIGMIMDSAISRINNVGYDGKVFESSYSL; translated from the coding sequence ATGTTGAATGTGGGCATAGCCTACGATTTGCGTAGCGATTACTTAAAGTTAGGATACACCGAGGAAGATACAGCCGAGTTTGACTCAGAAGTTACAATACGAGCCATAGAAAGCACATTACAGCAGCTTGGATACCGAACCCAGCGAATTGGCAATGTTTACTCACTAATCGAAAAACTGAACAAAGGCGAAAAGTGGGATTTGGTTTTCAATATTTGCGAGGGACTATACGGTATTGGTCGCGAGGCACAGGTGCCCGCAATTCTCGATGCCTACCGAATTCCTTACGTTTTTTCCGATGCACTGGTTTTAGCATTGACCCTTCATAAAGGACAAACTAAGCGAATTGTCCGAGACCAAGGAATTCCCACTGCCGATTTCGCGGTGGTGGAAACACTGGCGGATATTATGCGGGTTAATCTGCCATTTCCTCTTTTTGCCAAACCAATTGCCGAAGGAACTGGAAAGGGGATAGATGGAAAATCAAGAATATCATCGCCGAAGGATTTGGTGCCTACCTGCGAGAAACTTTTAATTAAGTTCAATCAGCCGGTGTTGGTTGAAACCTATTTACCCGGCCGTGAATTTACAGTTGGAATCGTTGGTTCTGGTGATGAGGCCCGTGCCGTTGGTGTTATGGAGATAATCATCACTCCGCGTGCAAAGGAGCAAACCTACTCCTTACACACAAAAGAAAACTGGAGAGGCATTGTTGATTACAAGTTAGCCACTGGAGAAATAGAGAGGGTTTGTGCCGAAACGGCACTAAATGCTTGGCGAGCTCTCGGTTGCAGAGATGGTGGCAGAATTGATTTGAAAATGGATGCCAATGGGGTTCCTAATTTTATTGAAGTAAATCCTTTAGCAGGAATCAATCCCGAGCATTCTGATTTTCCGATGCTGGCGCGTTTTAAAGGAGTTGATTATGTAACATTGATTGGAATGATAATGGATTCTGCAATTAGTCGTATAAACAATGTAGGGTATGATGGAAAAGTCTTTGAAAGCAGTTATTCTTTATAA
- a CDS encoding GNAT family N-acetyltransferase produces the protein MQGITLRTEPKFEDIESVREIVISTGFFYDYEIPVAVELIKERIEKGIASEYFFVFADFEGRTVSYACFGPIACTKNSFDLYWIATHNEFRGKGIGKVVLEEIEKEIAKLGGRGVYIETSSKPLYLPTQKFYEKCGYKIEAILKDFYDINDDKLIYTKFLK, from the coding sequence ATGCAAGGAATTACACTTAGAACCGAGCCTAAATTTGAAGATATTGAGAGCGTAAGAGAAATTGTAATTTCAACAGGTTTTTTTTACGATTACGAAATACCTGTGGCTGTTGAATTAATTAAGGAGAGAATAGAGAAAGGTATAGCCAGCGAGTATTTTTTTGTGTTTGCCGATTTTGAGGGAAGAACGGTTTCGTATGCATGTTTTGGACCTATAGCATGCACTAAAAATAGTTTTGACCTTTATTGGATTGCAACTCACAACGAATTTAGGGGAAAAGGAATAGGTAAAGTTGTTCTGGAGGAAATCGAAAAGGAAATTGCAAAGTTAGGTGGGCGGGGAGTATATATTGAAACCTCATCAAAACCATTATACCTGCCTACACAGAAGTTCTACGAGAAATGCGGTTATAAAATTGAGGCCATTCTGAAAGACTTTTACGATATCAATGATGATAAATTGATCTATACAAAATTTCTTAAGTAG
- a CDS encoding transcriptional regulator — protein sequence MSEKLKVDAIDQKILSYLVKNARMPFLEIARECGISGAAIHQRVKKMEDAGIIAGSRMIVKPKALGFDVCAFVGVQLVSTNQYVGVIEALKFMPEVVECHFITGEYALLLKLFCRDNEHLMDVLVNTIQNIPGISRTETFISLDQAIERPVYVKDKSVVK from the coding sequence ATGTCAGAGAAGTTAAAGGTTGATGCTATCGATCAAAAAATACTTTCATACTTAGTAAAAAATGCCCGTATGCCGTTTTTAGAGATTGCCCGAGAATGTGGAATTTCTGGTGCGGCAATCCATCAACGCGTTAAAAAGATGGAAGATGCCGGTATAATTGCAGGATCGCGCATGATTGTAAAGCCAAAGGCTTTGGGTTTTGATGTATGTGCATTTGTTGGAGTTCAGCTTGTTTCAACTAATCAGTATGTAGGTGTAATTGAAGCCTTAAAATTTATGCCCGAAGTTGTAGAGTGCCATTTTATTACGGGCGAATATGCTTTACTTCTCAAGTTGTTTTGCCGCGATAATGAGCATTTAATGGATGTGCTAGTAAATACTATTCAGAATATTCCTGGTATTTCAAGAACCGAAACTTTTATTTCGCTCGATCAAGCAATAGAACGCCCTGTTTATGTTAAGGATAAGAGTGTAGTTAAGTAA
- the scoB gene encoding succinyl-CoA--3-ketoacid-CoA transferase has product MDKNQIRETIARRAALELKDGDLVNLGIGLPTVIPEYIPEGVNVILQSENGLIGLGPSPAPGQEDKNLSNAGGGYVTIMPGGSSFDSATSFGIIRGGHVDVTILGALQVDEKGNLANWMIPGKLTPGMGGAMDLLIGAKKVILAMEHTAKGSHKILTHCTLPLTAAGQVNMIITEMGVMEITPEGIVLKEINPEFTLEEVHNATGARLIIPTDLVPMKK; this is encoded by the coding sequence ATGGACAAGAATCAAATACGCGAGACTATTGCTCGCAGAGCGGCTTTAGAGTTGAAGGATGGTGATTTGGTAAACTTAGGAATAGGATTGCCTACCGTTATTCCTGAATATATTCCTGAAGGTGTAAACGTTATTTTGCAAAGTGAAAATGGGCTAATTGGCCTAGGTCCAAGCCCGGCTCCTGGGCAAGAGGACAAAAATCTTTCGAATGCTGGTGGTGGTTATGTTACGATTATGCCCGGTGGGTCAAGTTTCGATAGCGCAACTTCTTTTGGAATTATTCGTGGTGGCCACGTTGATGTTACTATACTTGGCGCTCTTCAGGTTGATGAAAAAGGAAATTTAGCAAACTGGATGATTCCTGGAAAATTAACCCCTGGGATGGGCGGCGCCATGGATTTGTTGATTGGTGCGAAGAAGGTCATCCTGGCAATGGAGCATACCGCAAAAGGATCACATAAAATTTTAACACATTGCACCTTGCCATTAACTGCTGCAGGACAGGTAAATATGATTATTACAGAAATGGGTGTTATGGAAATTACCCCTGAGGGTATTGTTCTTAAAGAGATAAATCCTGAATTTACCTTGGAAGAAGTACATAATGCTACAGGTGCAAGGCTAATTATTCCCACAGATTTAGTACCAATGAAAAAATAA
- a CDS encoding acetyl-CoA acetyltransferase, which produces MSKVYIVAAKRTAIGKFLGTIANVSAADLAATVIKNIIAETKVDPAKIDEVIVGNILMAGQKQGIARQASIKGGIPQEVPAYGVNMICGSGMKAILNAVANIKAGEANLILAGGTESMSSAGFVLPGTVRNGYKMGDISMVDHMVTDGLTDAFQGYHMGITAENIATKYGITREEQDTFSFASQQKAAAAIDAGRFKGEIVPVEIPSKKETIIFDTDEFVNRSTNPEKLAGLRPAFKKDGTVTAGNASGINDGASFVLVASEEAVAMYGLKPLAEVVATGQGGVDPAIMGMGPVPAIGNALKKAGLKLTDIEVLELNEAFAAQSLGVIKQLCQDHGVTTDWFNKFCNVNGGAIALGHPIGASGNRITVSLIHEMKRSGKKLGMASLCIGGGMGTAIILKNI; this is translated from the coding sequence ATGAGTAAAGTTTACATTGTTGCCGCTAAGCGCACCGCTATAGGCAAATTTTTAGGAACTATCGCAAATGTATCGGCTGCCGATTTAGCAGCTACGGTTATCAAAAATATTATAGCCGAAACAAAAGTTGATCCAGCCAAAATTGACGAAGTGATTGTTGGTAATATTTTAATGGCTGGACAAAAACAAGGTATTGCCCGTCAGGCATCCATTAAAGGTGGAATTCCTCAGGAAGTGCCCGCTTATGGCGTAAATATGATTTGCGGAAGTGGTATGAAAGCCATTCTTAATGCAGTTGCAAACATTAAAGCTGGTGAGGCTAATTTGATTCTTGCTGGCGGAACCGAGTCGATGTCGAGTGCTGGGTTTGTTTTGCCGGGAACAGTTCGTAATGGGTATAAGATGGGCGATATCAGCATGGTTGACCATATGGTTACCGATGGATTAACAGATGCTTTCCAAGGATATCACATGGGTATAACTGCCGAAAATATTGCTACTAAGTACGGTATTACTCGTGAGGAACAGGATACTTTCTCTTTTGCATCGCAACAGAAAGCTGCTGCAGCTATCGATGCTGGCAGGTTTAAAGGAGAAATTGTTCCTGTTGAGATTCCAAGCAAAAAGGAGACAATTATTTTCGATACCGATGAATTTGTAAACCGTTCAACAAACCCAGAGAAGTTAGCCGGACTACGTCCTGCCTTTAAGAAGGATGGCACTGTTACTGCGGGTAATGCTTCGGGTATTAACGATGGGGCTTCGTTTGTTTTGGTTGCATCGGAGGAGGCTGTTGCCATGTATGGCCTAAAACCTCTTGCTGAGGTTGTTGCAACTGGCCAAGGTGGCGTTGATCCCGCAATTATGGGAATGGGGCCAGTGCCTGCTATTGGAAATGCTCTAAAGAAAGCAGGTTTAAAATTAACCGATATAGAAGTTCTTGAGTTAAACGAGGCTTTTGCAGCCCAGTCACTTGGCGTTATCAAGCAGCTTTGTCAGGATCACGGTGTAACTACCGATTGGTTTAATAAGTTCTGCAATGTTAATGGAGGCGCTATTGCTCTTGGTCACCCAATTGGCGCATCGGGCAATAGAATTACTGTTAGTTTAATTCACGAGATGAAACGTAGCGGTAAAAAGTTAGGTATGGCCTCACTTTGTATCGGCGGTGGTATGGGAACTGCCATTATTCTTAAAAACATTTAG
- a CDS encoding enoyl-CoA hydratase: MVKQGDVYTHSVKFKQADVVKFAEVTGDFNPIHLDEEYAAKTMFKKPIVHGFLSGAVFSKVFGTLFPGEGTIYLSQEMKFLAPIFVEEQYEARFEVVEVNTEKHIGIISCSLVNSEGAPCITGVAKLKHNTQFV; this comes from the coding sequence ATGGTAAAGCAAGGCGATGTTTACACGCATAGCGTAAAGTTTAAGCAAGCCGATGTGGTTAAATTTGCAGAGGTAACAGGCGATTTTAATCCAATTCATTTAGACGAAGAGTATGCTGCCAAAACTATGTTTAAGAAACCTATAGTTCATGGTTTCCTTTCAGGTGCAGTGTTTTCTAAAGTTTTTGGAACACTATTTCCTGGCGAAGGAACTATTTATCTGTCACAGGAGATGAAATTTCTTGCCCCAATTTTTGTTGAGGAACAGTACGAGGCTCGTTTTGAAGTGGTAGAAGTGAATACTGAAAAACATATCGGTATCATTAGTTGCTCACTCGTTAACTCCGAGGGTGCTCCTTGTATTACCGGTGTTGCTAAGCTTAAGCACAATACCCAGTTTGTTTAA